A region of Streptomyces sp. NBC_01750 DNA encodes the following proteins:
- a CDS encoding nuclear transport factor 2 family protein produces MHPFRKAVEAGDKEAVAALLAENVVFTSPVAFKPYPGKAITAAILNAVSQVFEDFTYIREIANPDGRDHAFVFTATVNGRQLTGCDFLHFDEEGKIDDFMVMVRPLSAANALAEAMGAKFDEIAREAGSHE; encoded by the coding sequence GTGCATCCCTTCCGCAAAGCCGTCGAAGCAGGCGACAAGGAAGCCGTCGCCGCCCTGCTGGCCGAGAACGTCGTCTTCACCAGCCCCGTCGCCTTCAAGCCATACCCGGGCAAGGCGATCACCGCCGCGATCCTGAACGCGGTATCGCAGGTCTTCGAGGACTTCACCTACATCCGGGAGATCGCCAACCCGGACGGCCGCGACCACGCCTTCGTCTTCACCGCCACCGTGAACGGCAGGCAGCTCACGGGCTGCGACTTCCTCCACTTCGACGAGGAAGGCAAGATCGACGACTTCATGGTGATGGTCCGCCCGCTCTCGGCCGCGAACGCGCTGGCCGAGGCGATGGGCGCGAAGTTCGACGAGATCGCGCGAGAGGCGGGCAGCCATGAGTGA